The Mercurialis annua linkage group LG8, ddMerAnnu1.2, whole genome shotgun sequence genome window below encodes:
- the LOC126659977 gene encoding uncharacterized protein LOC126659977 isoform X1 gives MENKRQSTGSSSLDHLFGPKDSSAASSSSSVFGSIFSSPSTGLGRDSAGIMGNQAGNSKYGNSANYSQSNKGGNGKDSSPSNYQNETAEPCYFSSSIYYGGQENYSPRTKNSESHTSQQFKKDDKNDDPNGNNSNTASRGNWWQGSLYY, from the exons ATGGAAAATAAGAGACAGTCGACTGGTTCATCTTCTTTGGATCATCTTTTTGGCCCTAAAGACTCGTCtgctgcttcttcttcttccagtGTTTTCGGGTCCATCTTCTCTTCTCCATCAACG ggGCTGGGGAGAGATTCTGCAGGAATTATGGGAAATCAAGCTGGGAATAGTAAGTATGGAAATTCAG CTAATTACTCTCAAAGCAACAAAGGAGGGAATGGCAAAGATTCGAGTCCTTCAAATTATCAAAATGAAACAGCAGAACCATGTTATTTCAGCTCATCAATTTACTATGGTGGCCAAGAAAACTATTCTCCAAGGACCAAGAATTCAGAATCTCATACT AGTCAACAGTTCAAGAAAGATGACAAAAATGATGATCCTAATGGAAATAATTCCAACACTGCTTCAAGAGGAAATTGGTGGCAGG GTTCTCTCTATTACTAG
- the LOC126659977 gene encoding uncharacterized protein LOC126659977 isoform X2: protein MENKRQSTGSSSLDHLFGPKDSSAASSSSSVFGSIFSSPSTGLGRDSAGIMGNQAGNSKYGNSVANYSQSNKGGNGKDSSPSNYQNETAEPCYFSSSIYYGGQENYSPRTKNSESHTFKKDDKNDDPNGNNSNTASRGNWWQGSLYY, encoded by the exons ATGGAAAATAAGAGACAGTCGACTGGTTCATCTTCTTTGGATCATCTTTTTGGCCCTAAAGACTCGTCtgctgcttcttcttcttccagtGTTTTCGGGTCCATCTTCTCTTCTCCATCAACG ggGCTGGGGAGAGATTCTGCAGGAATTATGGGAAATCAAGCTGGGAATAGTAAGTATGGAAATTCAG TAGCTAATTACTCTCAAAGCAACAAAGGAGGGAATGGCAAAGATTCGAGTCCTTCAAATTATCAAAATGAAACAGCAGAACCATGTTATTTCAGCTCATCAATTTACTATGGTGGCCAAGAAAACTATTCTCCAAGGACCAAGAATTCAGAATCTCATACT TTCAAGAAAGATGACAAAAATGATGATCCTAATGGAAATAATTCCAACACTGCTTCAAGAGGAAATTGGTGGCAGG GTTCTCTCTATTACTAG
- the LOC126659977 gene encoding uncharacterized protein LOC126659977 isoform X3: MENKRQSTGSSSLDHLFGPKDSSAASSSSSVFGSIFSSPSTGLGRDSAGIMGNQAGNSKYGNSVANYSQSNKGGNGKDSSPSNYQNETAEPCYFSSSIYYGGQENYSPRTKNSESHTSQQFKKDDKNDDPNGNNSNTASRGNWWQGSLYY; encoded by the exons ATGGAAAATAAGAGACAGTCGACTGGTTCATCTTCTTTGGATCATCTTTTTGGCCCTAAAGACTCGTCtgctgcttcttcttcttccagtGTTTTCGGGTCCATCTTCTCTTCTCCATCAACG ggGCTGGGGAGAGATTCTGCAGGAATTATGGGAAATCAAGCTGGGAATAGTAAGTATGGAAATTCAG TAGCTAATTACTCTCAAAGCAACAAAGGAGGGAATGGCAAAGATTCGAGTCCTTCAAATTATCAAAATGAAACAGCAGAACCATGTTATTTCAGCTCATCAATTTACTATGGTGGCCAAGAAAACTATTCTCCAAGGACCAAGAATTCAGAATCTCATACT AGTCAACAGTTCAAGAAAGATGACAAAAATGATGATCCTAATGGAAATAATTCCAACACTGCTTCAAGAGGAAATTGGTGGCAGG GTTCTCTCTATTACTAG